In Dama dama isolate Ldn47 chromosome X, ASM3311817v1, whole genome shotgun sequence, one genomic interval encodes:
- the RAI2 gene encoding retinoic acid-induced protein 2 isoform X2 produces the protein MDDLQSQNLAMDMSDSSPALTNNRLENGMAQLITTEAWNINSTDLVEGSSAPELNQSGNATYVMTAQGPVQLPVVLEQHVFQHLNSPLVLPPEAPGSSSAIHNNLFQGARDPEAQPQLLDLRIPSQPQEPPLPFEAVLHNLFPAQGALGPPPCQPPPGYTPVPPQPFNSPLSPLVPPATLLVPYPVIVPLPVPLPIPIPIPVPQSSEAKFSPTCPKPPSAFGLHPFKGPQSPLQKEEVKPFDLFQPREYFQLGRHTVIKMGSENEALDLSMKSVPWLKAGEVSPPMGQEDTALDLSLAAHRKPEPPPETLYNSSGSVDSPGHPVLEKLPSGMEVPFAPATTQEAASVMESHGGGSDTTEPPSQPSSEVKAENHMEMVSESQAAKVIVSVEDSVPTIFCGKIKGLSGVSTKNFSFRREDSVFQGSDTNSPGEEALGNTEALRKPTKNRSIKLKKVNSQEIHMLPIKKQRLATFFPRK, from the coding sequence GTGGAGGGCAGCTCCGCGCCTGAGCTCAACCAGAGCGGCAACGCCACGTACGTGATGACCGCGCAGGGGCCTGTGCAGCTTCCAGTGGTGCTGGAGCAGCACGTGTTCCAGCACCTCAACTCCCCACTGGTCCTGCCGCCGGAAGCCCCGGGCTCCTCCAGCGCCATCCACAACAACCTCTTCCAGGGGGCCCGGGACCCCGAGGCGCAACCCCAGCTCCTGGATCTGCGGATCCCCAGCCAGCCGCAGGAGCCCCCGCTGCCCTTCGAAGCCGTGCTCCACAATCTGTTTCCTGCCCAGGGCGCACTCGGCCCCCCGCCCTGCCAGCCTCCCCCAGGCTACACCCCGGTGCCCCCCCAGCCATTCAACTCCCCCTTGTCACCCCTGGTCCCGCCGGCCACGCTCCTGGTGCCCTACCCGGTGATCGTGCCCCTGCCCGTACCACTCCCCATCCCCATTCCCATCCCCGTGCCTCAGAGCTCTGAAGCCAAGTTCAGCCCGACTTGCCCCAAGCCACCATCTGCCTTCGGCCTCCACCCCTTTAAAGGCCCCCAGAGCCCTCTCCAGAAGGAGGAAGTAAAGCCCTTTGACCTGTTCCAGCCCCGGGAGTACTTCCAGCTCGGCCGCCACACCGTCATCAAGATGGGGAGTGAGAACGAGGCCCTGGATCTCTCCATGAAGTCAGTGCCCTGGCTCAAGGCTGGTGAAGTCAGCCCCCCAATGGGCCAGGAAGACACAGCCCTAGACCTGTCGCTGGCTGCCCACCGGAAACCTGAACCTCCCCCCGAGACACTGTACAACAGCAGCGGGTCCGTGGACAGCCCAGGTCACCCGGTGCTGGAGAAACTTCCCAGTGGCATGGAAGTGCCCTTTGCCCCCGCCACGACACAGGAGGCTGCATCTGTCATGGAGAGTCACGGGGGCGGCAGCGACACCACGGAGCCacccagccagcccagcagcgaGGTCAAGGCTGAAAATCACATGGAGATGGTGAGCGAGTCCCAGGCGGCCAAGGTGATCGTCTCCGTTGAAGACAGTGTGCCTACCATCTTCTGTGGCAAGATCAAAGGCCTCTCGGGGGTGTCCACCAAAAACTTCTCCTTCAGACGAGAAGACTCCGTGTTTCAGGGCTCCGACACCAATAGCCCAGGAGAAGAGGCCTTGGGAAACACGGAGGCCCTCAGGAAACCCACCAAAAACCGGAGCATAAAGTTAAAGAAAGTGAACTCCCAGGAAATACACATGCTCCCAATCAAAAAACAACGGCTGGCCACCTTTTTTCCAAGAAAGTAa